Genomic window (Spirosoma sp. KCTC 42546):
GCTGTTCTCTAATAAACCAGCGTCGCCTGCCAGCAAGTCCGCTGCTGCGCCACCTGCCGATACGAAAGTAGCTACCGATGTTTTTGTCGTAAAACGCGAAACGATTACCGACGAACTTCAGACCAACGGTACTATTGCAGCCAATCAGGAAGTCGATTTAGTCAGTGAAGTAGCGCGTAAACTGGTTCGGGCCTATGCCCGTGAAGGTAGCTACGTTGGACAGGGAACCCTGCTCTTCAAATTAGATGACGCTGACCTGCTGGCCAAAAAACAAAAGATAGCCCTTCAGGAAAAGCTGGCGAAGCTCGACGAAAAACGATTCCGTGAACTGCTCGCCACCGAAGCCGTCAACCAACAGGAATACGACAAGATTTTAACCAACCTGAATGTGTTACAGGCCGAGTTAGCCATGGTCGATGTTGATCTGGCGAAAACCGAAATTCGGGCACCTTTCTCGGGTCGGCTGGGTCTGAAGCGCGTTGATGTGGGTGCTTACGTAACCCCTGCTACCGTACTGAGTTCGTTCGACGATTTGAGCCGGGTGGAAATCAACTTCACCATTCCCGAGAAATATGCGTCGGATGTTCGGGCTGGCCAGGCCATTCGCTTTACGACAGAGAATAGCAGCCAGCAATTCGTAGGCAAGGTTACGGCAACAGAACCGAAGCTGGAGGCAAACACGCGGAGTTTGTTGGTAAAAGCTGTTAGCGACAACGCAACCGGCAAACTCGTACCGGGTTCATCGGCCAAAATCGCCTTTGCATTACACGTAGCTCAGGATGGTATTTTGATTCCGACCGAAGCCCTGATTCCAACCGCCAAGGGGTATTCATTGTTCCGAATGAACCAGGGCAAAGCCGAACGCCGGGACGTAAAAACGGGAAGCCGGACCAAAGGCACCGTTCAAATTCTGGACGGCCTATCTATTGGCGATACTGTACTGACCACCAACTTACTACGGCTCGATACGGGCGTACCCGTCACCATTTCAACTGTCAATTAGGCATCTATTGCATTCATTATTGACTTAACATTTACCCAATTATGAGTTTGTCGGGAATTAGTATTCAACGGCCTGTGCTGGCCGGTGTACTCTCTGTATTGATTATACTTTTTGGTTTCGTTGGACTAACCTATCTGGGAATTCGGGAATATCCCGTCACAGATTCACCCATCGTTACCGTTACAACAACCTATCCGGGAGCCAGCCCGGACGTAATTGCCTATCAGATTACGAAGCCACTGGAAGAAGCAATTGGCGAGGCCAACGGCATTCGAACGATCTCATCGGTATCGCGTGAAGCCGCTAGTGTAGTCACGATTGAGTTTAACCTCGACGCCGATCTGGAAGCCGCAGCCAACGATGTGCGTGATAAAGTGACGAAAGCCCGACGCTTACTTCCCGGCGATGTTGATCCGCCCATTGTGGAGAAAGCCAACAGTGGCGACATCGTAATTTTCATGGCGGTGGAAAGCAAAACCCGCAGCATTCTGGAGGTCAGCAATATTGCCTCAACAGTTATTAAAGAGCGGATGCAGACCATTCCCGGCGTGAAGCGGGTGGGTATTGCGGGTGAGAAAAAGTACGCCATGCGGCTCCGAATCGACCCGGCAAAACTGGCGGCCTATCAATTAACGCCGTCAGATATTGAACAGGCCCTACGAAAAGAAAACGTGGATTTACCGTCGGGTCGTATTGAAGGCGACCGAAACGAGTTGACCGTACGAACCCTGGGACGACTCACGAAAGAAGACGATTTCAATAACATGATCGTCAAGCAGGAAGGGAGCAGCATTATCCGTTTCAGGGATATTGGCTACGCCGAATTAGGTGCGGAGAACGAACGAACCGCCATTCTGAACAGTCTGAAAGGGAATTCGCCAACAATAGGCGTCTTTGTTGAACCCCAACGGGGAGCCAACGCCGTAGCTATTGCCGATGAATTTTACCGTCGACTGAAAGAATTACGGAAGGAAATTCCGGCTGATTATCAACTAACTATCGGGAAAGACTTCACCGAACCAATTCGCGACTCGATCTCCGAGGTAGAAGAAACGCTCTTCATCGCCTTTGGGCTGGTTATCCTGATTCTGTTCCTGTTCCTGCGCGACTGGCGTTCGACCATTATTCCGGTTGTGGCTATTCCGGTTTCCATCGTATCAGCCTTCTTCATTATGTATGTGGCTGGCTACTCTATCAACATTTTAACACTGTTAGCCTTAGTATTGGCGATTGGGCTGGTGGTCGATGATGCCATTGTGGTGCTGGAAAACATCTATGCGAAAGTTGAAGAAGGCATGTCGCCTTTGCAGGCTGCGTTCAAAGGATCATCGGAAATCTATTTTGCCGTTATCTCAACAACCATTACACTGGCTGCCGTTTTCCTGCCGATTTTATTTCTGCCGGGGATTACCGGTAAGCTCTTTCAGGAGTTTGCCGTGGTCGTAGCGGGTTCAGTAATCGTGTCGGCCTTTGTGGCGCTGACGCTTTCGCCCATGATGAGCGCGTATCTGCTCAAACGGCACACCAAACCGAACTGGCTCTATCGCACAACGGAACCGTACTTCGTGACGTTGAACCGAGGATATGAAAAGTCGCTGGGCTGGTTTCTGCGCTACCGATGGGTGGCTTTCCCAACGCTTATCGGTACGTTCGGTTTGATCTACTTCATTGGAAAGCAACTTCCTTCTGAACTGGCTCCCCTGGAAGATCGCGCTCAGATCAGTCTGGCCGTGATTGCGCCCGAAGGTTCGTCGTACGAGTACACCGAGAAGTACATGAACGAGATCGCCAAATTCTCGGTCGACTCCACGCAGGGTTTGTTTCAGACCTATTCCATTCTGGCGCTCACTTTTGGACCACCCGCTCCGGTCAACGTTGCTATCCAGAATACCTTCCTTAAGAAAGCCGATCAGCGGGCAACCACCCAGGCCGATGTATTCGCGACCTATTCCCGAAATGCCCAGAATTTCAGAGGAGTTATGGTGTTCCCGGTTCAGCCGCCAACGATTGGTAGCCGGTTTGGTCAATCCCAGCCCGTTCAGTTTGTGTTGCAGGGTACTAATCTAGCCGCCATCACAGATGTATTACCGAAGTTTATGGATGAGGCCAGAAAAAGCCCGATCCTTCGCTTTGCCGACTCCGATCTAAAGGTCAATAAGCCTGAGTTGGTACTTCAAATTAATCGAGATAAAGCCGCCGAATTGGGTATATCCGTTGCCGAAATCGCCCGAGGTCTGCAATTGGCCTTGAGTGGACAACGCTACGGCTACTTCATTTTCAACGACCGCCAATACGAAGTTATCGGTCAGCTCCAACGCCAGGATCGCGATACGCCTTACGACCTCAAATCCATGTACGTACGCACCCGAACGGGCGATGTCGTTTCGCTGGACAACCTGGTTTCGTTTAAAGAAAGCATTAGTCCTGCCGCCATCTACCGCTACGATCAGGCGATTTCGGCAACCATTTCGGCGGGTCTGGTACCAGGCAAAACTATTGGTGACGGCGTTGCCGAAATGAACCGGATTGCCCAAAAAGTATTACCGCCAACCATCAAAACGTCGTTGGCAGGCGAATCCCGCGACTTTGCCGAAAGCTCATCGAGTCTTCTCTATGCGTTCGTGTTCGCGCTGATTCTGATCTATTTGATCCTGGCCGCCCAGTTTGAAAGCCTGATCGATCCGTTTATTATCCTGCTCACGGTACCAATGGCCATGACGGGCGCACTGCTCAGCCTGTGGATTTTCGATCAGACGCTCAACATTTTCAGTCAGATCGGCATCATTACCCTAATCGGTCTGATTACCAAGAACGGTATTCTGATTGTCGAATTCGCCAACCAAAGCAAGGAAGCAGGCCTTAGCCCATTAGAAGCCGCCAAGGTAGCCGCAGCTTCCCGGTTCCGCCCTATCCTGATGACCAGTTTGGCGATGATTTTCGGAACAATTCCGATTGCCCTTACCGAAAACAGCCGCAACTCGCTTGGAACCGTGATCGTTGGCGGACTCCTGTTCGCGGGTTTGCTGACGCTCTACATCATTCCGGCGGTGTATTCTTATTTCTCTCGCGTACCGAAGCATAGGGAGGAAGAAGTGGGCGCATTAGAGCCAATAATTGATCACGCAGAAGCTCTTTAAACTCCCGTTCTCGCTTGGCTATCCGACCGGGCTGGAATTGGTACCTGATCACGCAGAATTGATCTAAGCGCGGGTGTGACCCCGATGGGGTCAGATGTTTATAGCACAAAGGGTCTCTCTATAAACATTTGACCCCATCGGGGTCACACGTAGCCTCGCTCAATACCCGGCCCAATCATTCTTTTTCATTAAAAATCTCATGAAACACATAAATTATATCACCACGCTATCCCTAACAATAGCCCAACTAATCTTGAGCCAGATAGCCCAGGCCCAGGTGCGGCAATTGACAATGGACGATGCGGTCAGGCTGGCGCTTGATAAAAATCGGGACTTGCAAGTAGCTACACTGGAAACGTCGAAATCAGCTCAGAAAGTAGTAGAAGCGCGGGGTTACGCCTTGCCAACTGTGGCGGCTTCGGCACAGTATCTGTATTATTTCAATAAACAGGTGTCGTTCCTGCCCGGCAGCTTTGTCGGCCTCGGCGATGATCAATTGGCGACATTTCGGGTAGGTGGATCGAATGCATTGCTGGGTGGTGTTGCTGTATCGCATCCGCTTTTTCAGGCTAGTGTCCGATCGGGCATCCGAGTTGCGCAAATCGATGAATCAGCTACAGGCGAAGCATTGACGACTGTCCGGGCCAACGTCGTCACGGATGTAAAAAAGGCCTATCTGGACGTACTCATTACGCAGGAGCAACTCCGACTGCAACAGCAAAGCATTGTCCGAAATGAGCAGGCGCTAAAAGATTCCAGGTCATTGCTGGCCCAGGGACGGGTGTCACGCGTCGATACGCTACGGGCCTTCGTTACCGTTGAAAACCTGCGCCCAATGCTCATTCAACTGACAAATCGGATTGGCATCACCAAAACGATTTTAAAGCAAACGATGGGATTAGACGAGCAGGAGGTCATCGAACTTCAGGATTCTCTACGTTATAATGAAGCCCTATTCGCTTCGCCAGGAACAGACGTTTTTCTGGACGCCGTGCAGGCTCGCCCCGAAGTGCGTCGGCTGGAGTTACTGGAGAAACTGAACCAGGAACAAATCGTACAACAGATCGCTGAAAAGCAACCGAAGCTATCGGCCATTGGGCTGGCGCAAGCGCAGTCGCAGGCCAATAATTTCCAGGTGGGAGATTACAAATGGCCGGTTAGTTCATACATAGGGCTACAGGTGAATGTCCCGATTTTCACCGGCTTCCGAACAAACTCCCGCATCCAGCAGGCGCAGATAACCCGTCAGCAAAGCAATACGCAACTGGCTAATCTTAAAGAGATTGTACGAGCCCAGGTGAAAATTGGCTTAGCCAACGTAGAAGAAGCACGTCTTCGGATTCAAACCCAGCAACAAACCATTTCGGTAGCGGAACTAGGCTATCGCATCACCCGCGATCGCTGGAAACAGGGCATTGCCTCCCGGTTAGATATGTCGGATGCTGAACTTTCTCTGACGCAAGCCAAATCGAATTATCTACAGGCCGTATACGATTACCTCACAGCCACAGTTAATCTGGACAAGGTATTGGGAAAGATCAAGTAACACGTCAAAACACATCATGGAAAAAGCTATAAAAGAACTCAGACTTATTCTCACCGTCGAAAATCTGGATGAATTGATCAGTTTCTACCGGGACACAGTTGGCCTGGAAACATCGAAAGAATGGCACGAGGACGCTGGTAACGGGATCATTCTGGATGCAGGCCGGGCATCCCTTGAATTGATCGACGCCAAACATGCAGCCCGGATCGATCAGATTGAAGTAGGTAGCCGGGTTTCGGGGCCTGTTCGGCTGGCGTTGCGGGTTAGCGAGCCTGTTGCCACTGCAACCGAGAAATTAATTGACGGGGGAGCTACTTCGGTTGCCCCGCCCACAACTGCGCCCTGGAGTGAGGTCTCCCGAGTTAAGGCACCAGATGGTATGCAAATCACCTTATTCGCTACCTCTACACTTGCCGATTAGTTTGCTTAAACAGCCGAAGGAAAAATATTATTAGTATGCTTGCATACTAATTTTGAAATGATTTTCTTTGTCGTATAATTAGTATGCAAGCATAATAAACTGACTGCAATATGATTGCGACAGAGCCTAAAGCCTCCATTAAGGGTGGCGAGTTCCTGATCAAAGAAACCGAAGCCGCCAAAGTCTTTATTCCTGAAGAATTTACTGAAGAGCAACTGATGATTGCGGCTACCTGCCGTGAGTTTCTGGAGCGGGAAATCTGGCCACGTCTGAATGAAATCGACAATGCCAAATCGCCAGAGTTGATTTCGTCTTTGATGGACAAAGCCGGTGAATTGGGCATTCTGGGCACATCAGTGCCTGAGCAGTACGGTGGTTTTGGTACCAATTTTAATACGTCGATGCTGGTTGCCGAAGTAACGGGCGCTGGGCACTCGTTTTCGGTAGCCTTATCCGCTCATACAGGGATTGGCACATTACCCATTGTGTATTATGGTAATGACGATCAGAAATCGAAATACCTGCCTCAACTAGCCAGTGGCGAATGGAAAGCGGCTTATTGCCTAACCGAGCCCGATTCTGGCTCGGATGCGAACTCGGGTAAAACGAAAGCCATCCTTTCCGAAGACGGTAAACACTATGTGCTGAATGGTCAGAAAATGTGGATTACCAATGGTGGATTTGCTGACGTATATATCGTGTTTGCGAAGATCGACGAGAACGGGCAAACAGATAAAAACCTGTCAGCCTTCATCGTTGAGCGTACGTACGAAGGCATCACAATGAACGAGCCGGAGCACAAGATGGGTATCAAAGGCTCCGATACGCGTCAGATTTTCTTCAATGATGTGAAAGTACCGGTTGAGAATTTATTGTCGGAACGTGGCAATGGCTTTAAAATCGCGGTCAATATTCTGAATATCGGTCGGATTAAGCTTGGTATTGCAGCCATTGGCGGTTCGAAAGAAGTGCTTAACAATGCCATCCGCTATTCAAACGAGCGCAAGCAATTTAAAACGGCTATCTCTCAGTTTGGTGCCATCAAGCATAAACTGGCCGAGATGGCCCTGAAGATTTATGCGTCCGAAACAGCCTCCTATCGGGCGGGTCAGAACATCGACGATCTGATCGAGGACTTTAAAGGGCAGGGTATGGAAGACGGCCAGGCGAAATTGAAAGCCCTGGAGCAGTTTGCCATCGAATGCGCCATTATGAAAGTCCACGGATCGGAAGTACTGGATTATGTGGTCGATGAAGGCGTTCAGGTATACGGCGGTATGGGCTACTCAGCCGATGCACCCATGGATCGCTCCTATCGCGATGCCCGTATCAATCGCATTTTTGAAGGCACGAACGAAATCAACCGGATGCTCGTGGTGGACATGATGCTGAAACGGGCCATGAAGGGCGAACTCGACCTAATGGGCCCAGCCATGGCCGTTGCCAAAGAAATCATGTCGATTCCAGATTTTGGATCGGATGAGGAAGAAGGCTTGTTCATTGCTGAGAAAAAAGTCTTGAAGAATCTGAAAAAAGCGGCTCTGATGGTATCGGGCGCTGCTGTACAGAAATTCATGATGACCTTATCGAACGAGCAGGAAATCCTGATGAACGTGGCCGATATGGCAATTGAGGTGTACGTAGCCGAATCTGTCTTGTTGCGTGTTGAAAAACTAATTGGCATCAAAGTGGAAGATGCGGTTGCGCTACAAAAGCAAATGGCCTTAGTCTATTTGCACGAAGCGGTTGAGAAAGTCAACAATGCTGGCCGGGCAGCTATCACCTCCTTTGCCGAAGGCGACGAATTACGCGGTATGTTGATGGGTCTGAAACGGTTCACCAAAATTGAGCCGATGAACCTCAAAGACGCCCGCCGTCAGATTGCCGACGCCATGATTGCCGAGAACAAGTATATTTTTTAAGTATAATCGACAGCTAAATACCGCGAGCCAGCCCACAAGGTTGGCTCGTTTTTTTGTAAGGAAACCTAGTTCAACCCTACTGACATACCGCTGTCACTACCCCACCCGACCTTTGTTGCGGTCATTCACAAATTCCCAACAAATCATGACAACGCAACTGACAATTCCCGAAAACGCTTTATCTGAAAAAGAAACACAGCCATTCACCGCACTCACATTTACGACTCGCACCACCTTACAGACGCTGTCGCAATATGCGCCCAGTGTTGCTATGGAACTCTATAAAGAAGCCAGTCGACTTAATTTGGACATCGCAGGCCCGATTCAATGGATTTATACGGATGCCACTGGCGACGTAACCAAAGAGTTTCAGTTGGAGATTGTCTTACCCATTCGCCAATCGGGCGAGCAATCGGCCGAATTTTCGTACCAGGAGTTTCCCGCATTTCGCTGTTTATCTTACACACACACAGGCCCCTGGAGTGAATTCGGCGAGTTATATGATGTCCTTTTTGGCCAGTTTCACCGGGATGGCAATCAGACAGATGGGCGCGTTCGTGAGGTGTACACTGTCGTTGATTTGGAGCATATGGAAAATTGCGTAACCGAGATCCAGATTGGGCTCCTGTAAACTCACTTTTTAAATAGTAAACGATCTGGTACCGAAGCTGGTAGAAAACCCGGCTTCGGTACTTTTTTATGGACTCCAGCGCGTATCGTGGTTTACGCAGCTTAACCGAGTCTTAGAACGGCCTATTCATGAAAAATCAGCAATCCAATTCCCGGCGAACCTTCCTGCGTAATCTGGGCGCGAGCGCATCGGCTCTGTCGCTACCCCTGCTCGGCTATGCCGATAATCAACTTGTTCAGAACGAATCCAGTGGTCTTTATTCATTCCTGACAAACCCTGATACCAAAGGCCTGGGGCAACCTGGCCGCAAGTTAGGCATTGCCCTGGTTGGCTTAGGCTACTACAGCACGAACCTACTGGCTCCGGCTTTACAACAAACGCAAAACTGCCGCCTGGCGGGTATTGTAACGGGCACGCCGTCAAAAGCCGACGAATGGATGAAGAAGTACAACATTCCGAAGGAGAACGTCTACGACTACAAAACCTTTGATCGAATTGCGGATAACAAAGATATTGATGTGGTCTATGTCGTGCTTCCTAACTCGATGCACGAAGAATACGTTGTTCGAGCAGCCAAAGCGGGCAAGCACGTCATTTGCGAAAAACCCATGGCTATTACGCCAAAGGCCTGCCAGAATATGATCGATGCCTGCAAAAAGGCGAATAAGCAACTGGCCATTGGTTACCGGCTTCACTACGAGCCATTCACCAAAGAGATTATGCGCTTAGGCCAGGAAAAAGTATTTGGAGCCGTCAAATTCGTGGAGAGCAGTGATGGCTTCCGCAGTGGCGATCCTAATCAGTGGCGTCTGAAGAAAAGTATGGCGGGTGGCGGCCCGCTCATGGATGTTGGCATCTACGCCATCCAGGGAGCCCGGTACGTAACGGGCGAAGAACCTATTTCGGTGACAGCCCAGTTTGCCCCGAAAACAGATCCTGTAAAATTCAAGGATGTTGAAGAGACGATGTTCTGGCAGTTTGAATTTCCGAGCGGGGCGGTTTCCAACTCAACCACTAGCTATGCGTCGGGTGTTGAACGGTTGTATGCTTCCTGCGAGAAGGGCTGGTTTGAATTATCGCCCGCGTTCGGCTATGGACCACTGAAAGGCCGTACCAGCAAAGGGCCCATCGAGATGCCGGTTGTGAACCACCAGGCCGCCCACATGGACGGTGTGTGTAAAGACCTCCTTGACGGCAAGCAACTACCCAGTCACGTTACCGGCGAAGAAGGCTTAAAGGATGTGACCTTGTTACAGGCCATTTATCAGGCCGCCGAAACAGGGAAGAAACTTAAGTTGAAAGCGTAAGATGTGAATGGATAATGAATAATGTAAAATGAATAATATCTAACGTGCTAATTATTCATTTTACATTATCCATTATCCATTCACATAAAATCTAATCCTCTCGCACCCGAATGTTAGCCTGAACTACACTCGCCGTTCTGCTGCGAACGGCAGAGGTCATAAAAAAGCCCGTTGCTGTTCGTCCGGTAACATTCGTATTGATGATATTCGTCGGAACATTAGCTGGAGGTGTGGCAAACAGGCCGCCATTTGTAATCTGAGTTCGCAGTTGCTGCCAGAATGTAAATGCGTCCTGCGTTAACGAATGAACCTCTACCTTCACCACGTCATTCAGCGCATACAGGCTGTCGGGATTGACTGACCGACGGATGGGAACAATAAACGCCAGCCCATCGGCAACACTTGAGTTACTGCCAAACACCCCATCCTGTGAGGTAATAATATTTCTGGGTTTATTCTGCAACTCACCATTCTGGAAGAATCGAATCCGGTAATAGTCCACCCGATTAGGGAAGTCAGTAGCATAAAACTCAGCCCGGTAGCCTTCTGTTTTTGACAAAGGGTTGAGCTTCCGTTTCACAAAAATGATCGAGTCGATGGGAGGCACCGGGTTCATTTTCGAGCTAGCCTTGTACGTTTCGCCCTGATAGGTAATTGTTAGTTGGTAGCTTCGTCCAATGTGGCCTAAGGTATCTTTCCCAGCTGGTTGCCAAACGTATTTACCTGTATTTGTAGGATCTACAAACTGATAAGTTTTCCCGGCATCGTCAGCAACCGTAACCGTTGCGCTGGTTGCGGCTGGCGCGGTACTATTATCAAAATAGGGCGCTGTTGTTGTTAGTGTAATCGTTTGTGAACCAGGCTGATCGGTTAGTATACCCTCTACCGAAAGCCGAATTGGTCCCGTATCGAGTTTCGCATCAATAACGGTGGTGCAGCCGTTCAGGCCTAGAACACCAATTAGTAAGGCTAAAAATATATAGTATCGTTGCATATGTAGTATCGACCCAGCGGGTCGGGTGTTTATCAATATATCGGCCGACCCAGAGGGTCGGCGCTACTAAAATTTGAAATTATAGGTCACCGAAGGGATGATTGTCGCGAACACAGAATAGCGAATGGCTTCGGTAACCTGTGGATTGTCGGCGTTCGGCTGGAAATAAACCGAAAACGCATTTTTGCGTGCGTACGCGTTATAAACCGAGAAGACCCAGTTATCTTCTTTTCGTTTACCCGGACGTTTGCGTCCTTGTAGGGTGGCCGCCAGATCGAGTCGGTGATAAGCCGGAATCCGGTAATTGTTGCGGCCGTCGTAGATTGGCCCTACGTAATCGCCAAACACAAATCGACCCGTTGGAAAGGTGCCTGGCGTACCACTGGCATAGGTAAATGTGGCCGAGAAGTTCCAGCGTTTGGCATTTGGCGGATCAAACAACAGCACAGACGTCAGCGTATGTCGTTTATCGAAACGAGTCGGGTACCAGTTATCATTGTTGATTCCAGCTACCTGCCGCTCGGTTTTGGCTAGTGTATAGCTAATCCAACCATTAACTACCCCGGTGTTTCGCTTAATGAAAAACTCAGCTCCATAGGCCCGTCCTTTGCCACTGAGCAAATCCCCTTCGAGGTATTTGTTTAAGATCAGGCTCGCTCCATCAATGTAGTCAATCTGATTCTGTAGCCATTTATAATAGACCTCCACCGAAGCTTCGAACTCACTACCGGCTCCCTTCGTGCGTCCAAAGTTCTTAAAGAAACCACCAGCAATCTGATCCCCAACCTGCGGCTTAATGTTATTGGTAGAGGGCGTCCAGATGTCTAAGGGTGTTGATGCAGTTGTATTGGAAATCAGGTGGATATACTGCGCCAGCCGGTTGTAGCTTAATTTGAGTGAGCTATTATCAGTCAAATCGTATTTGGCGGCAAAACGCGGCTCCCAGTTACCATACGTCTTTACTACATCCCCTCCCCGATACGCCACAGTTGTGACAACTTCTCGCCGGGTTCCCAGGGGTACATCAGTCTGGAATGTATACGCTTCTCCTGGCCCAACGTAGTTGAATAAGGAATAACGAAGGCCATATTGAAGCTGTAGTTTAGTAGTCAGTTGTTGTTCATTTCCAACATAAAGCGCGGCCTCGAAAGCATGTTTATTCGCTATCCCAAATGAACGGACACTTCCCGAACTGGCAGCTGTAGCCGTACCAGGTTGAAAATCATGAATGATAGCCTGTCCGCCAAACGTAATCGTATTCTTCCCCAAAAACAGGGAAAAATCAGGTTTCAAACTATAATCGACAATTCGGGAATCAGTTCGAAAATAGTCATTCGGCGTTTTCTGTTTCAGGTCGGTATTCAGCGAATAGTCGTAATTGCTGTAGTAGGCCGTTGTATTCAGGAATAGCCGGTCGCTGAATACATGGTTCCAGCGGGCCGAAAGCGTCGTGTTTCCCCAGTTGAAACCAAAGTCGGCACCAAACACATCGCGCCCCAGATAGCCCGATAGAAACACGGTATTTTTATCGTTGATATGGTAGTTACCTTTAGCGGTAAGATCGTAAAAATAGAATTTAGCTCCTTTCAAATCGCTGTTTAGAAAGGGTTGGGCCAGAATATCCGCATACGAACGTCGTGCGGCTACAATAAACGATCCTTTTCCTTTAAATAAGGGACGCTCGTACGATAAACGGCTAAAAATAAGCCCAATACCTCCGTTCAATTCTGGTTTCTTGGCATTCCCTTCTTTTAATCGAACATCCAGGATCGATGCAATCCGCCCCCCGTAGTTGGCAGGGATGCCGCCCTTGATGAGTTTCACATCTTTTACAGCATCAGG
Coding sequences:
- a CDS encoding Gfo/Idh/MocA family protein, producing the protein MKNQQSNSRRTFLRNLGASASALSLPLLGYADNQLVQNESSGLYSFLTNPDTKGLGQPGRKLGIALVGLGYYSTNLLAPALQQTQNCRLAGIVTGTPSKADEWMKKYNIPKENVYDYKTFDRIADNKDIDVVYVVLPNSMHEEYVVRAAKAGKHVICEKPMAITPKACQNMIDACKKANKQLAIGYRLHYEPFTKEIMRLGQEKVFGAVKFVESSDGFRSGDPNQWRLKKSMAGGGPLMDVGIYAIQGARYVTGEEPISVTAQFAPKTDPVKFKDVEETMFWQFEFPSGAVSNSTTSYASGVERLYASCEKGWFELSPAFGYGPLKGRTSKGPIEMPVVNHQAAHMDGVCKDLLDGKQLPSHVTGEEGLKDVTLLQAIYQAAETGKKLKLKA
- a CDS encoding DUF4249 domain-containing protein, with translation MQRYYIFLALLIGVLGLNGCTTVIDAKLDTGPIRLSVEGILTDQPGSQTITLTTTAPYFDNSTAPAATSATVTVADDAGKTYQFVDPTNTGKYVWQPAGKDTLGHIGRSYQLTITYQGETYKASSKMNPVPPIDSIIFVKRKLNPLSKTEGYRAEFYATDFPNRVDYYRIRFFQNGELQNKPRNIITSQDGVFGSNSSVADGLAFIVPIRRSVNPDSLYALNDVVKVEVHSLTQDAFTFWQQLRTQITNGGLFATPPANVPTNIINTNVTGRTATGFFMTSAVRSRTASVVQANIRVRED
- a CDS encoding TonB-dependent receptor, coding for MKYTTLLWIYSLFLFCLPLRSSNAQGSLTTNKIGAAQDKGVRAAGLTVSGYIKDAANGEGLIGVSVYVKETNTGAVTNSYGFYAVTLPPGSYHLVISYVGYEKETKAVDLADRNVRLDLELKQEGKQLQEVIVSTKREDDNVKNIEMSVNKIDVKTLKRIPALLGEVDVIRSIQLLPGVSTVGEGATGFNVRGGSIDQNLVLLDEAPVYNSSHLFGFFSVFNPDAVKDVKLIKGGIPANYGGRIASILDVRLKEGNAKKPELNGGIGLIFSRLSYERPLFKGKGSFIVAARRSYADILAQPFLNSDLKGAKFYFYDLTAKGNYHINDKNTVFLSGYLGRDVFGADFGFNWGNTTLSARWNHVFSDRLFLNTTAYYSNYDYSLNTDLKQKTPNDYFRTDSRIVDYSLKPDFSLFLGKNTITFGGQAIIHDFQPGTATAASSGSVRSFGIANKHAFEAALYVGNEQQLTTKLQLQYGLRYSLFNYVGPGEAYTFQTDVPLGTRREVVTTVAYRGGDVVKTYGNWEPRFAAKYDLTDNSSLKLSYNRLAQYIHLISNTTASTPLDIWTPSTNNIKPQVGDQIAGGFFKNFGRTKGAGSEFEASVEVYYKWLQNQIDYIDGASLILNKYLEGDLLSGKGRAYGAEFFIKRNTGVVNGWISYTLAKTERQVAGINNDNWYPTRFDKRHTLTSVLLFDPPNAKRWNFSATFTYASGTPGTFPTGRFVFGDYVGPIYDGRNNYRIPAYHRLDLAATLQGRKRPGKRKEDNWVFSVYNAYARKNAFSVYFQPNADNPQVTEAIRYSVFATIIPSVTYNFKF